A genomic window from Xyrauchen texanus isolate HMW12.3.18 chromosome 31, RBS_HiC_50CHRs, whole genome shotgun sequence includes:
- the LOC127624848 gene encoding protein shisa-like-2A: protein MSADCAGYYNAENVFVSAFTCPKLDNDASAIFCCGFSDVKYCCDDPNSFFPYEYGYMWWLSLGALVGLSIAAVVLLAFVITLCVLCYLFIATKPRGLDNGLPLHAPGSELRPQEGLGQPTAPSGPQGFRKHFQRGKLDCDNQPPDPDHLFQRCFMATVTTINVEGNS, encoded by the exons ATGAGCGCGGACTGCGCTGGTTATTACAACGCGGAGAACGTGTTTGTTAGCGCCTTCACGTGCCCGAAACTCGACAACGATGCGAGCGCGATCTTCTGCTGCGGGTTCAGTGACGTCAAATACTGCTGCGACGATCCCAATAGCTTTTTCCCGTACGAGTATGGATACATGTGGTGGCTCAG TTTGGGGGCTCTGGTTGGTTTGTCTATTGCCGCTGTGGTGTTATTAGCCTTCGTCATCACTCTATGTGTGCTGTGCTACCTGTTTATTGCTACTAAACCCCGGGGTTTGGACAATGGACTGCCTCTACATGCTCCAG GGTCAGAGCTACGTCCTCAGGAGGGTCTAGGCCAACCAACTGCACCATCAGGACCGCAAGGGTTCCGCAAACATTTCCAAAGGGGAAAACTAGACTGTGACAACCAGCCGCCTGATCCAGACCACCTGTTCCAGCGTTGCTTCATGGCTACGGTCACCACCATCAATGTAGAGGGAAATTCGTAA